A window of Raineyella sp. W15-4 contains these coding sequences:
- a CDS encoding PHP domain-containing protein: MDTGELDPATVLRRIAYLLERASAETYRARAFRTAADTAERLGIDELRRCAAIGTLTDLAGVGKRTAGVITDVLAGRVPDYLAGLERDAARPVATGGETIRAALQGDLHLHSDWSDGASPIQEMLTAAAELGHRYLALTDHSPHLTVAHGLTAGRLREQLAVIAELAAVGGDAEDGAGAGDRGVRSPIRLLTGIEVDILEDGALDQDPALLDRLDVVVASVHSKLRMSSAPMTRRMITALADPHVDILGHVTGRLITGDRGTRPESEFDAGLVFEACAHFGVAVEINCRPERLDPPMRLLREAVEIGCLFSIDTDAHAPGQLTWQPYGCARAQEAGVPLDRIVNTWSVADLLAWTHRRAS; the protein is encoded by the coding sequence GTGGACACCGGGGAACTCGATCCGGCCACCGTGCTGCGCCGGATCGCCTATCTGCTAGAGCGCGCGTCCGCCGAGACGTACCGGGCGCGGGCCTTCCGCACCGCGGCGGACACCGCGGAGCGGCTCGGCATCGACGAACTGCGCCGGTGCGCCGCCATCGGCACGTTGACCGACCTAGCCGGCGTCGGGAAGCGTACGGCCGGCGTGATCACCGATGTCCTGGCGGGGCGCGTCCCGGACTACCTGGCCGGACTGGAACGCGATGCCGCCCGGCCGGTCGCGACCGGCGGGGAGACGATCCGGGCGGCCCTGCAGGGCGACCTGCACCTGCACTCGGACTGGTCGGACGGCGCCAGCCCGATCCAGGAGATGCTCACCGCGGCGGCCGAACTCGGGCATCGCTACCTGGCGCTCACCGACCATTCGCCACATCTCACCGTGGCGCACGGGCTCACCGCGGGCCGCCTCCGCGAGCAACTCGCGGTGATCGCCGAACTCGCCGCGGTCGGGGGCGATGCCGAGGACGGTGCCGGTGCCGGCGACAGGGGCGTACGGTCGCCCATCCGCCTGCTCACCGGCATCGAGGTCGACATCCTCGAGGACGGCGCCCTTGACCAGGATCCGGCGCTGCTCGACCGGCTGGACGTGGTGGTCGCCAGTGTGCACTCCAAGCTCCGGATGTCCAGTGCCCCGATGACCCGCCGGATGATCACCGCCCTCGCCGACCCGCACGTCGACATCCTCGGCCACGTCACCGGACGACTGATCACCGGTGACCGTGGCACCCGGCCGGAATCCGAGTTCGACGCCGGGCTGGTGTTCGAGGCCTGCGCGCACTTCGGCGTCGCCGTCGAGATCAACTGCCGGCCGGAGCGTCTCGACCCGCCGATGCGGCTGTTGCGGGAGGCGGTCGAGATCGGCTGCCTGTTCTCGATCGACACCGATGCGCACGCCCCCGGACAGTTGACCTGGCAACCGTACGGTTGCGCCCGGGCGCAGGAGGCCGGAGTGCCACTCGACCGCATCGTCAACACCTGGAGCGTGGCGGACCTGCTGGCCTGGACGCACCGTCGGGCGAGCTGA
- a CDS encoding helix-turn-helix transcriptional regulator has translation MPVVPEPNLQALGLDVARRRLEKGWTIEYLAEHAGLSRRSVINVENGHHVPDLKTVHALAHALDVSLGELLTPLCAHHLEPDGPAKQ, from the coding sequence ATGCCCGTCGTCCCGGAACCCAACCTTCAGGCACTCGGTCTGGATGTTGCGCGGCGGCGTCTGGAAAAGGGCTGGACGATCGAATACCTGGCAGAACATGCCGGCCTCAGTCGCCGCTCGGTCATCAACGTCGAGAACGGCCACCATGTCCCTGACCTGAAGACGGTTCACGCCCTTGCCCACGCCCTCGACGTCTCCCTCGGGGAACTACTGACACCGCTCTGTGCCCACCACCTCGAACCTGACGGGCCGGCGAAACAGTAG
- a CDS encoding HAD-IIA family hydrolase, which produces MRTKGLLLDIDGVLIVSWQALPGAVEAFAALRETGVPMRLITNTTSRTREGITEALQEAGFPVETEEVITVAAAAAAYVQEHHPGARCLLLNRGDLGTDLDGLTLVPLGTPPTEVDVVLVGGAGPEFTYAALNHALACLVEGAALVALHRNLVWRTSAGLELDAGAFVVGLERAAGTAAVVIGKPASAMFATGVAALGLDSASVAMVGDDLVSDVRGAMAAGLTGIQVRTGKFREAQLRDGGPAPDVVLDSFADLPRWLWGA; this is translated from the coding sequence ATGCGTACGAAGGGACTGCTCCTCGACATCGACGGCGTGCTGATCGTCTCCTGGCAGGCGCTCCCGGGGGCCGTCGAGGCCTTCGCCGCGCTGCGGGAGACCGGGGTGCCGATGCGGCTGATCACCAACACCACCTCGCGCACCCGAGAGGGGATCACCGAGGCCCTGCAGGAGGCCGGCTTCCCGGTGGAGACCGAGGAGGTGATCACCGTGGCGGCCGCGGCCGCGGCGTACGTGCAGGAACACCACCCCGGGGCACGTTGCCTGCTGCTGAACCGGGGCGACCTCGGCACGGACCTGGACGGTCTGACGCTGGTCCCGCTCGGCACCCCGCCGACCGAGGTGGATGTGGTGCTGGTGGGCGGTGCGGGGCCCGAGTTCACCTACGCCGCCCTCAACCATGCGCTGGCCTGCCTGGTCGAGGGGGCCGCGCTGGTCGCCCTGCATCGCAACCTGGTCTGGAGGACCAGCGCGGGCCTGGAGCTCGACGCGGGTGCGTTCGTCGTCGGTCTCGAACGGGCCGCCGGCACCGCGGCGGTGGTCATCGGCAAGCCGGCCTCGGCGATGTTCGCGACCGGCGTGGCCGCCCTGGGACTGGACTCGGCGAGCGTCGCGATGGTCGGCGACGACCTGGTCTCCGACGTCCGGGGGGCGATGGCGGCCGGGCTGACCGGCATCCAGGTGCGGACCGGCAAGTTCCGCGAAGCGCAGCTCCGGGACGGCGGGCCGGCCCCGGACGTAGTACTCGACTCCTTCGCCGATCTGCCGCGATGGCTGTGGGGTGCCTGA
- a CDS encoding AAA family ATPase yields the protein MGTEQITLTEEFRQALAILEGGGNLFLTGKAGTGKSTLIRHFMAGTERRILVAAPTGIAALNVDGYTIHRLFGFRPTTTLEDVRDGGYRPGGFARTLRSLQTLIIDEASMVRADLFDKVVAALARYGPRPGTPFGGVQLVLVGDLLQLPPVVEPSLAEFFRTRYATPYFFSADRFRRDDFPTVALTRIFRQRGDQRMTSVLNAIREGVLVEQAREELNARTDAEFRAPDGEFWLTLAPTNTIVTARNRQRLAELPGEEIVHRATATGALATFDPPADQVLRFKPGAQIMMLSNDPADRWVNGTLGRVLDVTTDTDGLEVTAQFLDGSTATFAENTWEATRPSIVEGRLSHEVIGTWTQLPFRLAWAITIHKSQGQTIDRLIVDLTGGAFDYGQVYVALSRCTSLDGLVLKRPVLAKDLRTDRRVLRFLREATAPAESHRHCAVAVLTVGSEGRMSRPRPVEIGVAFSDGTGISTLVNPQRDLDDARTAYGISVTDVLLAPTLRQAWAVLGPLLEGATPVGLDTDLTLGLIDFELKRLGRVVPLPLAVELPRTSLRPDERRGLASGRALERARAALAAQQRLGCTDASAGPFVGLDDDTDSDAMGYLLTRDPQVTAPSSAQTPVLSALLTAGRALSAAVLDGATAAEVRAFPWVEGVGWDDPLLGRTVARRLAEAAEHSAGLPPALTDRLRQVEVLLGQPLLDGLRTTGDHPGIEAVLVPQTRLCFTGTVCDAGVEYSKAELETLVVSLGLRWAANVSKTRCDALVVAEVGTQSGKARKAKEYGKPVFSAEEFFAWVRSRDTGRTVTRTR from the coding sequence GTGGGCACGGAACAGATCACCCTGACCGAGGAGTTCCGGCAGGCGCTGGCGATCCTCGAGGGCGGCGGCAATCTGTTCCTCACCGGGAAGGCCGGCACCGGCAAGTCGACGTTGATCCGGCACTTCATGGCCGGCACCGAGCGGCGGATCCTGGTGGCAGCGCCCACCGGCATCGCTGCCCTCAATGTCGACGGCTACACGATCCACCGACTGTTCGGCTTCCGGCCGACCACCACGCTGGAGGACGTCCGCGACGGCGGCTACCGCCCCGGCGGCTTCGCCCGGACGCTGCGGTCGCTGCAGACGCTGATCATCGACGAGGCCTCGATGGTGCGCGCCGACCTCTTCGACAAGGTGGTGGCGGCCCTGGCGCGCTACGGCCCGCGGCCGGGGACGCCGTTCGGTGGGGTGCAGCTGGTGCTGGTCGGCGACCTGCTGCAACTGCCACCGGTGGTCGAGCCGTCCCTGGCGGAGTTCTTCCGCACCCGGTACGCGACGCCGTACTTCTTCTCCGCCGATCGGTTCCGCCGGGACGACTTCCCGACCGTCGCGCTGACCAGGATCTTCCGCCAGCGCGGCGACCAGCGGATGACGTCCGTCCTGAACGCGATCCGCGAGGGCGTCCTGGTCGAGCAGGCCAGGGAGGAGCTCAACGCGCGGACCGATGCGGAGTTCCGGGCGCCGGACGGGGAGTTCTGGCTGACCCTGGCCCCGACCAACACGATCGTCACCGCCCGCAACCGGCAGCGGCTCGCGGAACTCCCCGGTGAGGAGATCGTGCATCGGGCGACGGCGACGGGGGCCCTGGCGACGTTCGACCCGCCGGCCGACCAGGTGCTCCGGTTCAAGCCCGGGGCCCAGATCATGATGCTGAGCAACGACCCCGCCGACCGATGGGTGAACGGCACCCTGGGCCGGGTCCTCGACGTGACCACCGACACCGACGGCCTCGAGGTCACCGCGCAGTTCCTCGACGGATCGACGGCGACCTTCGCCGAGAACACCTGGGAAGCGACCCGGCCCTCGATCGTCGAGGGCCGGCTGAGCCACGAGGTGATCGGCACCTGGACGCAGCTGCCCTTCCGGCTGGCCTGGGCGATCACCATCCACAAGAGCCAGGGACAGACCATCGACCGGCTGATCGTCGACCTGACCGGCGGGGCCTTCGACTATGGGCAGGTGTACGTCGCGCTGAGCCGCTGCACCTCGCTGGACGGACTGGTCCTCAAGCGGCCGGTGCTCGCCAAGGACCTGCGCACCGACCGGCGGGTGCTGCGGTTCCTGCGCGAGGCGACCGCACCGGCGGAGTCGCACCGGCACTGCGCCGTCGCCGTGCTCACCGTCGGCTCGGAGGGCCGGATGTCGCGGCCCCGCCCGGTCGAGATCGGTGTCGCGTTCAGTGACGGCACCGGCATCAGCACGCTGGTCAATCCGCAGCGCGATCTCGACGACGCCCGCACCGCGTACGGCATCTCGGTCACCGACGTGCTGCTGGCCCCGACCCTGCGCCAGGCCTGGGCGGTGCTCGGCCCGCTGCTCGAGGGGGCCACCCCGGTCGGGCTGGACACCGACCTGACGCTGGGGCTGATCGACTTCGAGCTCAAGCGGCTGGGCCGCGTCGTCCCGTTGCCGCTGGCCGTCGAACTGCCGCGTACGTCACTGCGACCGGACGAGCGGCGGGGGCTCGCGAGCGGCCGCGCGCTGGAACGGGCCCGCGCCGCGCTGGCCGCCCAGCAGCGCCTCGGCTGCACCGACGCAAGTGCCGGCCCGTTCGTCGGGCTCGACGACGACACCGACAGCGACGCGATGGGCTATCTGCTGACCCGCGACCCCCAGGTCACCGCCCCCTCCTCGGCCCAGACCCCAGTCCTGTCGGCACTGCTGACCGCCGGCCGGGCGCTGAGCGCCGCCGTCCTCGACGGTGCCACCGCGGCCGAAGTACGGGCCTTCCCATGGGTGGAGGGCGTCGGCTGGGATGACCCGCTGCTGGGGCGTACGGTCGCGCGGCGGCTAGCGGAGGCCGCCGAACACTCGGCCGGCCTGCCGCCGGCTCTCACCGACCGGCTGCGCCAGGTCGAGGTGCTGCTCGGCCAGCCGCTGCTCGACGGCCTCCGCACCACCGGGGATCACCCGGGCATCGAGGCGGTGCTGGTGCCGCAGACCCGGCTGTGCTTCACCGGCACTGTGTGCGATGCCGGGGTGGAGTACAGCAAGGCGGAGCTGGAGACCCTGGTGGTCTCGCTGGGGCTGCGCTGGGCGGCGAACGTGTCGAAGACCCGCTGCGACGCGCTGGTCGTGGCCGAGGTCGGCACCCAGTCGGGCAAGGCCCGCAAGGCCAAGGAATACGGCAAGCCCGTCTTCTCCGCCGAGGAGTTCTTCGCCTGGGTGCGATCGAGGGACACCGGGCGCACAGTGACACGGACGCGGTGA
- a CDS encoding glucose-6-phosphate dehydrogenase — protein sequence MSDAAAPVTLVILGASGDLTHRLLLPGLGTLLKAEPDLRLTLIGASDLDWPQERWTELVSSVLPAGGCPTERVHKQLGTTRYVRLDVTDPDQLRAFLFELTGQIVLYFALPPAVTMKACEALARIDLPDGIRLAIEKPFGTDLASAQRFNTLLARLVGEDQIFRVDHFLGKETVLNLLGLRFANRVLEPTWNAENIERVEIIDDEALALEGRAGYYDRAGALKDMIQSHLLLVMAMFAMEEPARLDAVELRDLMVHTLRSTHLWGDDPVAASRRARYTAGTIQGRTIPAYVAETGVDPARETETLAEVTVEIRNSRWAGVPIRLRSGKALGDGVRGITVVYRSVAHQPEGFRNLAACDVLRIGMSPETLELVLATNAGGDRWDLERTRLAAELGDSPLRPYGQILSGIIQGDPMLSVRGDVAEECWRILTPVVEAWSDGRVPLDEYHAGSSGPLSWR from the coding sequence ATGTCCGATGCCGCTGCGCCCGTCACGCTCGTCATCCTCGGAGCCTCCGGGGACCTCACCCACCGCCTGCTGTTGCCGGGGCTGGGCACGCTGCTCAAGGCCGAACCGGACCTCCGGCTGACCCTGATCGGCGCCTCCGACCTCGACTGGCCGCAGGAGCGGTGGACCGAGCTCGTCTCCTCGGTGCTCCCGGCCGGCGGCTGCCCGACCGAGCGGGTCCACAAGCAGCTCGGCACCACCCGCTACGTACGCCTCGACGTCACCGACCCCGACCAGCTGCGCGCCTTCCTGTTCGAACTGACCGGCCAGATCGTGCTCTACTTCGCGCTGCCGCCGGCCGTGACGATGAAGGCCTGCGAGGCGCTGGCCCGGATCGACCTGCCGGACGGGATCCGGCTGGCGATCGAGAAGCCGTTCGGCACCGACCTGGCCAGCGCGCAGCGGTTCAACACGCTGCTGGCCCGGCTGGTCGGCGAGGACCAGATCTTCCGGGTCGACCACTTCCTCGGCAAGGAAACCGTCCTCAACCTGCTCGGCCTGCGCTTCGCCAACCGGGTGCTGGAGCCGACCTGGAACGCCGAGAACATCGAACGGGTCGAGATCATCGACGACGAGGCGCTCGCGCTGGAGGGCCGGGCCGGCTACTACGACCGCGCCGGCGCGCTGAAGGACATGATCCAGAGCCACCTGCTGCTGGTGATGGCGATGTTCGCGATGGAGGAGCCGGCCCGGCTGGACGCCGTCGAGCTGCGCGACCTGATGGTCCACACGCTGCGCTCCACCCACCTGTGGGGCGACGACCCGGTGGCCGCCTCCCGCCGGGCCCGCTACACCGCCGGCACCATCCAGGGCCGCACGATCCCCGCGTACGTTGCGGAGACCGGCGTCGACCCGGCCCGGGAGACCGAGACCCTGGCCGAGGTCACCGTCGAGATCCGCAACAGCAGGTGGGCCGGGGTGCCCATCCGGCTGCGCAGTGGCAAGGCTCTCGGCGACGGGGTGCGCGGCATCACCGTGGTGTACCGGTCGGTCGCCCACCAGCCGGAGGGGTTCCGCAACCTGGCGGCGTGCGACGTGCTGCGGATCGGGATGAGCCCGGAGACCCTCGAACTGGTCCTGGCGACCAACGCCGGAGGGGACCGTTGGGACCTGGAGCGGACCCGGCTGGCCGCCGAGCTCGGCGACAGCCCGCTGCGCCCGTACGGCCAGATCCTCAGCGGCATCATCCAGGGTGATCCGATGCTCTCCGTCCGCGGCGATGTCGCCGAGGAGTGCTGGCGGATCCTCACTCCCGTCGTCGAGGCGTGGTCGGACGGCCGGGTGCCGCTCGACGAGTACCACGCCGGGTCCAGCGGGCCGCTCTCCTGGCGCTGA
- a CDS encoding acetyl-CoA C-acetyltransferase, translating to MSSERIGSSGRTAVVVGGNRTPFAKARGSYARDSTLDLLTAALDGLVARFGLAGTRVGEVAAGAVLKHGTLLNLTREAVLGSALAPDTPAVDLQQACGTGLEAAIYLSNKIRLGQLDSGIAGGADSISDTPLEVSAGLQRVLMRYAAARTTQAKLAALAELRPRDLVPVAPQVAEPRTGLSMGESQARTTARWGITRAAQDEYALGSHRKLTAAWEAGFFDDLVTPHRGVTRDESLRPDTSLEKLAALPIVFGKGPGGTMTAGNSSPLNDGAALVLLAEEQWARDRHLPVLARIIDAEVASVDFVSGAEGLLMAPIRAVPRLLARHGLALQDFDLYEIHEAFAATVLSHLAAWADGTYCRDTLGLPGALGTIDPEKLNVTGSSLAAGHPFAATGGRIVATLAKLLAARGPGARGLISICAAGGQGVAAILEAI from the coding sequence ATGTCGTCAGAACGCATCGGGTCGTCAGGACGCACCGCCGTGGTGGTCGGGGGCAACCGGACCCCCTTCGCCAAGGCGCGCGGGTCGTACGCCCGGGACTCGACCCTCGACCTGCTCACCGCCGCCCTGGACGGACTCGTTGCCCGCTTCGGGCTGGCCGGCACCCGGGTGGGCGAGGTGGCTGCCGGCGCGGTGCTCAAGCACGGCACCCTGCTCAACCTGACCCGGGAGGCAGTCCTCGGTTCGGCGCTCGCCCCCGACACCCCGGCGGTCGACCTGCAGCAGGCCTGCGGGACCGGCCTGGAGGCGGCGATCTACCTCAGCAACAAGATCCGGCTGGGCCAGCTCGACAGCGGCATCGCCGGCGGCGCCGACAGCATCAGCGACACCCCGCTGGAGGTGAGCGCCGGCCTGCAGCGGGTGCTGATGCGCTACGCCGCCGCCAGGACCACTCAGGCGAAGCTGGCGGCACTGGCGGAGCTACGGCCCCGCGACCTGGTCCCGGTCGCCCCGCAGGTGGCGGAGCCACGGACCGGGCTGTCGATGGGGGAGAGCCAGGCGCGGACCACCGCCCGGTGGGGGATCACCCGGGCGGCCCAGGACGAGTACGCCCTCGGCAGCCACCGCAAGCTCACCGCCGCGTGGGAGGCGGGCTTCTTCGACGACCTGGTCACCCCACACCGCGGCGTCACCCGCGACGAGTCGCTGCGGCCCGATACCTCGCTGGAGAAGCTCGCGGCACTGCCGATCGTGTTCGGCAAGGGCCCGGGCGGCACGATGACCGCCGGCAACTCGTCCCCGCTCAACGACGGCGCCGCGCTGGTGCTGCTCGCCGAGGAACAGTGGGCCCGCGACCGGCACCTGCCGGTGCTCGCCCGGATCATCGACGCGGAGGTCGCCTCGGTCGACTTCGTCTCCGGCGCCGAAGGGTTGCTGATGGCTCCGATCCGTGCCGTCCCGCGGCTGCTGGCCCGGCACGGGCTGGCCCTGCAGGACTTCGACCTGTACGAGATCCACGAGGCCTTTGCCGCCACCGTCCTCAGCCACCTGGCCGCCTGGGCCGACGGGACCTACTGCCGCGACACCCTCGGCCTGCCCGGGGCGCTGGGCACCATCGACCCGGAGAAGCTCAACGTCACCGGCTCCTCGCTCGCCGCCGGTCACCCGTTCGCCGCCACCGGCGGCCGGATCGTGGCGACGCTGGCCAAGCTGCTCGCCGCCCGCGGGCCCGGTGCCCGCGGGCTGATCTCGATCTGTGCCGCCGGCGGCCAAGGTGTCGCCGCGATCCTGGAGGCGATCTGA
- a CDS encoding 3-oxoacyl-ACP reductase: MSSSSKPRTADALLEALLASPVGHALTRQLGFPEGSELRRGPGRPVGPVAFAVLGGDPGTGTDLRADADTGGGHSAADTGAASIIAATLAALGVTAIDPLRDNPAHRTADPDGRPQPPAYDSGLGAVVLDLTGLRTVAALEDVRAALRPAVRALEPSGRVVLVGPRTEDVEGLEAKAAARGLDGLNRSVAKELRGGATSNLILLAAGAGPEDLASTLDFLLSGRSAFVSGQSWQIGPRRTALPPRGAGIVPGTTPPSGAAGPARSAGARRIVVVTGAARGIGADIARTFHRAGATVVAVDVPRAGEALGAVVNEVHGTALQLDITAPDAGERIAAHVAERYGADARIQAIAHNAGITRDRLLANMDERRWAQVLDVNLAAQLRINTVLLDPGLPGGYAEDVHIVASSSTSGIAGNRGQTNYGTSKAGVIGLVLALREAYADRPLTVNAVAPGFIETDMTAAIPTLQKEIFRRTNSLHQGGRPIDVAETVVYLADPATSGVNGQVVRVCGQNIVGA; the protein is encoded by the coding sequence ATGTCCTCTTCCTCGAAGCCCCGGACCGCCGACGCACTGCTCGAGGCCCTGCTGGCGTCCCCGGTCGGCCACGCGCTGACCCGGCAGCTCGGTTTCCCCGAGGGATCGGAGCTGCGCAGGGGTCCGGGGCGGCCGGTCGGTCCGGTCGCCTTCGCCGTGCTCGGCGGCGATCCCGGCACGGGGACGGACCTCCGCGCGGACGCGGACACCGGTGGCGGCCACTCCGCCGCGGACACCGGTGCGGCGAGCATCATCGCAGCCACTCTGGCCGCGCTCGGTGTCACGGCCATCGACCCGCTCCGCGACAACCCGGCGCACCGGACCGCCGATCCGGACGGCAGGCCGCAACCCCCGGCGTACGACTCCGGGCTCGGCGCCGTTGTGCTCGACCTCACCGGGCTGCGGACCGTCGCCGCCCTCGAGGACGTCCGCGCCGCACTGCGGCCCGCCGTCCGTGCCCTGGAGCCGAGCGGCCGGGTGGTCCTGGTCGGCCCGCGCACCGAGGACGTCGAGGGCCTCGAGGCCAAGGCCGCCGCCCGGGGACTCGACGGGCTCAACCGGTCGGTCGCCAAGGAACTGCGCGGCGGCGCGACCTCGAACCTGATCCTGCTCGCCGCCGGGGCGGGCCCCGAGGATCTCGCCTCCACCCTCGACTTCCTGCTGTCGGGACGGTCGGCGTTCGTCAGCGGGCAGTCCTGGCAGATCGGGCCGCGGCGTACGGCACTGCCTCCCCGGGGTGCTGGGATCGTCCCCGGGACGACCCCTCCCTCCGGGGCCGCCGGGCCGGCCCGGTCCGCGGGCGCACGGCGGATCGTCGTGGTCACCGGGGCGGCCCGTGGCATCGGCGCGGACATCGCCCGGACCTTCCACCGGGCCGGCGCGACCGTGGTCGCGGTCGATGTGCCCCGGGCCGGGGAGGCGCTCGGTGCCGTCGTCAACGAGGTGCACGGCACCGCGCTGCAGCTCGACATCACCGCCCCGGACGCGGGGGAGCGGATCGCCGCGCACGTGGCCGAGCGGTACGGCGCCGACGCCAGGATCCAGGCGATCGCCCACAACGCCGGCATCACCCGCGACCGGCTGCTCGCCAACATGGACGAGCGGCGCTGGGCCCAGGTGCTCGACGTCAACCTCGCCGCGCAGCTGCGGATCAACACGGTGCTGCTGGACCCCGGACTGCCGGGCGGCTACGCCGAGGACGTGCACATCGTCGCGAGTTCATCGACCAGTGGCATCGCGGGCAACCGCGGTCAGACGAACTACGGCACCTCCAAGGCCGGCGTGATCGGCCTGGTGCTGGCCCTGCGTGAGGCGTACGCCGACCGGCCGCTGACCGTCAACGCCGTCGCCCCCGGCTTCATCGAAACCGACATGACCGCGGCGATCCCGACCCTGCAGAAGGAGATCTTCCGCCGTACGAACAGCCTCCACCAGGGCGGTCGGCCGATCGACGTGGCGGAGACCGTCGTCTATCTCGCCGACCCCGCCACCAGCGGGGTGAACGGCCAGGTCGTACGGGTCTGCGGGCAGAACATCGTCGGGGCCTGA
- the groES gene encoding co-chaperone GroES, producing MAVTIKPLEDRVLVQPLEAETTTASGLVIPDTAKEKPQEGTVLAIGPGRIDDKGQRVPMDVAEGDTVIYSKYGGTEVKYNGKDLLLLNARDILAVVSK from the coding sequence GTGGCAGTCACGATCAAGCCGCTCGAGGACCGCGTCCTCGTCCAGCCGCTGGAAGCCGAGACCACCACCGCTTCGGGTCTGGTCATCCCGGACACCGCCAAGGAGAAGCCGCAGGAGGGCACCGTCCTCGCGATCGGCCCGGGCCGGATCGACGACAAGGGCCAGCGCGTCCCGATGGACGTCGCCGAGGGCGATACCGTCATCTACTCCAAGTACGGCGGCACCGAGGTCAAGTACAACGGCAAGGACCTGCTGCTCCTCAACGCCCGCGACATCCTCGCGGTCGTCTCCAAGTGA